In Archocentrus centrarchus isolate MPI-CPG fArcCen1 chromosome 1, fArcCen1, whole genome shotgun sequence, the following proteins share a genomic window:
- the LOC115777172 gene encoding DNA-directed RNA polymerase I subunit RPA49-like encodes MAASCSLVCCGEEREADKAVIVRFSNATVQNADKLDFSMFKSAEESNPRKKSRRILVAETDRLSYVGQNFGVGSMKCNNLCKYYVGVLNKRTMTMEVHNAQLFNMQPVIPGETTDSTTPQDTTQTYRDKVDLLIEAFGTNKQKRALSSRRLNQVGSETLQHAVAKAADTVIGEKGLEALQQEVADAESQGDLALHLPPCNANADERENVYPFDELLSPVEFGALEQGGAKMAALTPEELKKMKDDGRCLSVVKHLENLPTEAENRDKMARCSFYLSLLLKLAREKSITRKFGLEEGCPRIIQSTLFKTFTVETFNSGRIQNKVSSSMRAKIAAYCLALLLHMGHMTADLTLLHRDLGITEARMIEVAKTMGLTLMKPARGKGDKAELQDDHRLAALVLPLVKYDHFTERRKRKKMH; translated from the exons ATGGCCGCCTCCTGCTCTTTGGTGTGCTGTGGAGAGGAGCGAGAAGCAGATAAAGCTGTCATCG TCCGCTTTTCCAACGCCACCGTCCAAAATGCAGACAAACTGGATTTCAGCATGTTTAAGAGCGCGGAGGAGAGCAACCCCAGAAAGAAGAGCAGGCGGATACTG GTTGCTGAAACAGACAGACTGTCCTATGTGGGGCAGAACTTTGGAGTGGGGTCCATGAAATGCAATAATCTTTGCAA ATATTACGTTGGTGTGTTGAATAAACGGACCATGACAATGGAGGTGCACAACGCTCAGCTCTTCAACATGCAACCAGTTATACCAG GAGAGACAACAGACAGCACAACGCCCCAGGACACTACTCAGACCTACAGGGACAAG GTTGACTTATTGATTGAGGCCTTTGGCACCAACAAGCAGAAGAGAGCTCTGAGCTCTCGCAGGCTGAATCAGGTGGGCAGTGAAACCCTGCAGCATGCAGTGGCAAAGGCTGCCGATACTGTGATTGGTGAAAAGGGTCTGGAAG CTCTGCAGCAAGAAGTGGCTGACGCAGAGTCACAGGGAGACCTGGCTCTGCACCTTCCTCCCTGCAATGCAAATGCAGATGAACGAGAGAACGTCTATCCATTTGATGAGC TCCTGAGCCCAGTAGAGTTTGGTGCTTTGGAGCAGGGTGGTGCCAAAATGGCAGCACTAACCCCtgaagagctgaagaagatgaAAGATGATGGAAG GTGCCTGAGTGTTGTGAAGCATCTAGAAAACCTGCCAACTGAAGctgaaaacagagacaaaatggCTCGCTGCTCCTTCtacctctctctgctcctcaaACTCGCACGGGAGAAGAGCATCACCCGCAAGT TTGGGCTGGAGGAAGGCTGCCCTCGCATCATTCAGAGCACCCTGTTTAAAACGTTCACCGTGGAGACCTTCAACAGTGGCAG GATCCAGAACAAGGTGTCATCATCAATGCGTGCCAAAATAGCAGCATACTGcttagctctgctgctgcatatGGGTCACATGACAGCTGACCTCACATTACTGCACCGTGACCTGGGAATCACAGAGGCACG GATGATTGAAGTTGCGAAGACAATGGGACTGACCTTGATGAAACCAGCCCGAGGCAAGGGTGATAAAGCTGAGCTGCAAGACGACCACAGACTGGCCGCTCTTGTTCTGCCTTTGGTCAAATACGATCACTTCACCGAGAGGCGGAAACGCAAGAAGATGCACTGA
- the LOC115776645 gene encoding F-box only protein 10-like — translation MEVGSLPVELWRVILAYLPLPDLGRCCQVCRAWRELILSLDNTRWRQLCLGCPECRHPNWPSQPHLEPSSWREALKQHALATRTWTQNGPELQSSACLLFFRRRKDRRVWHVGPGCEFETLRGALGVVGPYDRVVLHPGVYEEQAEVALKVPVELVGLGRLGEVALLMCVEQQCPTARLCNLVFMPPWFSTVVYKTSWGHVQLDNCNFEGAQLQIRGPGTCQARFCSFSQGSSAHLLGVVLSLFDSCDFSGSDTASVTVEGPPVSERNWACKHLAALARTFPSHGISEYNSSPKGHPAASTGGYQPPGANVKKENITIEDWKRKTGVDAVCQRTVIEDGWSDGEHSEGEEENRDEGGTNHTKKHLTLEYKIPCDHHGLSHLLNPRSDGSLPLSSSPDPPSMIPERLTLQQELDRDPEAHMLAASTLGCILRRCLFRDGKGGVHLSNYGQARLEENVFRGLNYAVRCIQNATIVMLRNEVCECRASGVFLRLSAQGLIAENNIHSNGEAGLDIRKGANPTIVCNKIHSGLRSGVVVLGNGKGSIRSNQIYNNKEAGVYILFCGNPVVSGNHIFQGQAAGIAINENGRGMITENVIRENQWGGVDIRRGGDPILRNNYICYGYSDGVVVGERGRGLIEGNQVFCNKGCGVWVMSSSLPQLLGNYIVHNFMYGLAVFCRKDPENIEIREGNWPGQDGIGGEGGGVDRRGVEGEGREGQENFNEEGELFAWESDLDSEDERHSARRSISVALVESYCMSYNGAVGLYVKSTEALNVFANLINCNRGLGIAVLQSSQLTRLATNCILENGRGGVAVERDCRVEVRGNGIYENSGYGVSFSGNGQIVENDVVGNRGCGIQVCGSADIKLVRNRIQPAQGCGIAVLGPVKGVVHDNILFQGHPDNRKALLHMDPGNESCVLRNNSILRNNDR, via the exons ATGGAAGTGGGCAGCCTCCCCGTGGAGCTGTGGAGGGTTATCTTAGCCTATCTTCCTCTCCCTGACCTGGGCCGCTGCTGCCAGGTGTGCCGTGCCTGGCGGGAGCTCATCCTCTCTCTGGATAACACCCGCTGGAGACAGCTCTGTTTGGGCTGCCCTGAGTGCCGACATCCCAACTGGCCTAGTCAACCGCATCTGGAGCCCTCTTCCTGGAGAGAAGCCCTGAAACAACATGCCCTTGCCACCCGCACTTGGACTCAAAATGGCCCGGAGCTCCAGTCCTCCGCCTGCCTCCTCTTTTTCCGCCGTCGGAAAGATCGCAGGGTTTGGCACGTGGGACCTGGATGTGAGTTTGAGACCCTCCGTGGAGCCCTTGGGGTGGTGGGGCCATATGATCGAGTGGTTCTCCATCCAGGGGTGTATGAGGAGCAGGCTGAGGTAGCGCTGAAGGTACCTGTGGAGCTGGTTGGGCTGGGCCGACTGGGCGAGGTGGCCCTTTTGATGTGCGTAGAGCAGCAGTGCCCTACGGCTAGGCTGTGTAATCTGGTGTTCATGCCACCCTGGTTTTCCACTGTTGTCTACAAG ACATCCTGGGGACATGTCCAACTAGATAACTGCAACTTTGAGGGAGCTCAGCTGCAAATCCGTGGGCCAGGAACCTGCCAGGCTCGGTTTTGCTCCTTCTCTCAGGGCAGCTCTGCACACTTGCTGGGAGTTGTCCTGAGTTTATTTGACAGCTGTGACTTCTCAGGAAGTGACACAGCTTCAGTGACTGTGGAAGGTCCTCCAGTCTCAGAAAGGAATTGGGCTTGTAAACATTTGGCAGCTCTGGCTAGGACGTTCCCATCACATGGCATTTCTGAGTATAATAGTTCTCCTAAAGGACATCCAGCTGCCTCCACTGGTGGATATCAACCTCCAGGTGCTAATGTTAAAAAGGAGAACATAACCATAGAGGACTGGAAGAGGAAGACAGGGGTAGATGCAGTATGTCAGCGTACAGTGATTGAAGATGGCTGGAGTGATGGTGAGCACAGcgagggagaggaagagaatAGAGATGAAGGGGGGACCAACCACACCAAAAAGCATTTAACACTGGAATACAAAATCCCATGTGACCATCATGGCCTGTCACATTTGCTGAACCCCCGGTCAGATGGCTCTCTGCCACTTTCCTCTTCCCCCGATCCCCCATCCATGATCCCTGAGCGTCTCACCCTTCAGCAGGAATTAGACAGAGACCCAGAGGCTCACATGTTGGCAGCATCCACACTTGGCTGCATCCTCAGACGCTGCCTCTTCAGGGACGGGAAGGGCGGTGTACATCTGTCCAATTATGGACAAGCTCGACTGGAAGAGAATGTTTTTCGTGGGCTGAACTATGCTGTGCGCTGCATCCAGAATGCCACA ATCGTAATGCTGAGAAACGAGGTCTGTGAGTGCCGTGCGTCAGGTGTGTTTCTGCGCCTCTCTGCTCAGGGCCTCATAGCAGAAAATAATATCCACTCAAATGGGGAGGCAGGGCTGGACATCCGAAAAGGGGCTAACCCAACCATTGTG TGCAACAAAATACACAGTGGTTTGCGTTCTGGGGTTGTTGTCCTTGGCAATGGAAAAGGTTCAATCCGAAGCAACCAGATCTACAATAACAAAGAAGCTGGTGTGTACATTCTCTTCTGTGGAAATCCTGTGGTGAG TGGGAATCACATCTTCCAGGGCCAGGCTGCAGGGATTGCTATAAACGAGAATGGCAGAGGAATGATAACAG AGAATGTGATCAGAGAGAACCAATGGGGGGGTGTGGATATCCGCAGAGGTGGTGACCCTATCTTAAGGAACAACTACATTTGTTACGGCTATTCAGATGGCGTTGTGGTGGGAGAGAGAGGACGTGGACTTATTGAGGGAAACCAGGTCTTTT GTAACAAAGGCTGTGGTGTGTGGGTTATGTCGTCCAGCCTTCCACAACTCCTAGGCAACTACATTGTCCATAACTTTATGTATGGGCTGGCAGTATTCTGCAGGAAGGACCCAGAGAACATTGAGATCAGGGAGGGAAACTGGCCTGGGCAGGATGGAATTGGTGGAGAAGGAGGCGGTGTGGACAGGAGGGGAGTAGAAGGAGAGGGACGTGAAGGGCAGGAGAATTTTAATGAAGAAGGtgaactgtttgcctgggagagTGATCTGGACAGCGAGGATGAGCGCCACTCTGCTCGCCGTTCTATTAGTGTGGCTCTGGTGGAGAGCTACTGCATGAGCTACAATGGAG CAGTTGGTCTGTATGTGAAGAGCACTGAGGCCCTGAATGTTTTTGCCAATCTCATAAACTGTAACCGTGGCCTTGGCATCGCCGTGTTGCAAAGCAGTCAGCTGACCCGACTAGCCACGAACTGCATTCTGGAAAATGGTCGAGGTGGTGTTGCGGTGGAGAGAGACTGCAGGGTGGAAGTCCGTGGTAATGGCATATATGAAAACAGTGGCTATGGTGTCAGTTTCAGTGGTAATGGGCAGATTGTGGAGAATGATGTTGTTGGAAACCGTGGATGTGGAATCCAGGTTTGTGGAAGTGCCGATATCAAG TTAGTGCGCAATCGTATCCAGCCGGCACAGGGCTGTGGCATCGCTGTGCTAGGGCCAGTTAAAGGTGTTGTCCATGACAACATCTTGTTCCAGGGCCACCCTGACAACAGAAAAGCGTTGCTACATATGGATCCTGGCAATGAGAGCTGTGTGTTGCGGAACAACAGCATTCTAAGGAATAATGACAGGTAA